TAAACAAACACGAGCCATTGTAGCTACTGTTTCTTCAGGGTAGTCACCAGCCGCTGTTTCTGCAGATAACATAACTGCATCAGTGCCATCTAAAACTGCGTTTGCAACATCCATAACCTCAGCACGTGTTGGCATTGGGTTATCGATCATTGATTCCATCATTTGAGTTGCTGTAACCACAGTACGGTTTAGTGAACGCGCACGGCTAATAATTAGCTTTTGTTTACCAACAAGGGCTGCATCACCAATTTCTACACCTAAATCACCACGAGCAACCATAACTGCGTCTGAAGCAAGTACGATATCGTCGATTGCTTCAACGGTTTCAACCGCTTCTGCACGCTCGATTTTTGCAAGTAGTTGTGCGTTTGAGCCTGCAGCTTCTGCCAAAGAGCGAACATAACGCATATCATCGCCACTACGCGGAAATGAAACAGCAATATAATCAACACCAATTTCAGTCGCTGTGATTAAATCTTCTTTGTCTTTCTCGGTAAAAGCTGGGGCTGTTAAACCACCACCTAGACGGTTGATACCTTTATTGTTTGAAAGTACGCCACCTACAGTAACAGTCGTGTGAACTAGGTCACCATCAACGCTATCAACAGTTAATTGAATTAAACCGTCGTTTAATAACAATAAATCGCCTGTTTTAACATCGTTAGGTAACTCTTTATAGTCGATACCTACTGCATTAACGTCGCCTTGGCCCTTTTCCATTTTTGCATCAAGGGTAAATTTTGCGCCAACTTCTAGGTTTACTTTGCCGTCTTTAAACGTAGATACACGAATCTTAGGGCCTTGTAAGTCAGCAAGGATAGCAACGTGTTTGCCTAAACGCTTAGCAATGCTGCGTACCGCTTCTGCGCGGTCTTTATGATCTTGTGCAACGCCATGTGAGAAGTTCAAACGAACCACATTTGCACCTGCACGAATAATTTTTTCTAGGTTGTTATCGCGATCAGTTGCCGGTCCAAGGGTCGCAACAATTTTTGTGCGTCTTAGCATCAAATTCTCCTGTGCGCTCAAATATATTAAGCGAATTGATGGTTATCTATTAAAATGTCGTGCTATAAACCTTAATTATAGGCTTATACATAAGCACAATGTAGAACTCATAAGTAAAAAATGATTGTTTTTACTTATGAGAATCTGGCTCTTTGTATGAATTTTAAAGTTTACAAAGTATGAATGACGTTATTATGACACCGGTGTCAGGTAGCGTCAATACACATACCTTTTTAAAGGGTATTATAAAAATCTGGTCCGATGCCTTAGTAATTTTGATATACTGAGCGAAACGTCGCTTCATGATTTCTTAGATTTCTCTCAAGTTGGCTCTCAAGCTCGCATTTTTGGGCTGCTTGGGTATAATGCGCGCGTAATTATTTTGATTAACTAACCAATAGTTGTTACCGAGGAGGACACTAAATGCAAGTTGCATTAGTAGGGTTAGGCGTTATGGGTAAAAATCTTGCCCTCAACCTGATTGAAAAAGGGCTGACTTTAGTAGCTTATGATAAAAACCCAGATGCGGGTGCCGAGTTACTAAGCTGTGCAAAAACACTCGGTTTAGCAGACCGTTTACACATTGTGTCAGATTTAAATGATATGGTAAGACGCTTAGAGCCACCTCGTTCAATTCTACTTTTAGTTCCTGCTGGTGAATTGGTTGATAAAGTATGTACAGAGCTTGCAGAGGCAGGTGTTGACTGTGATGACATTATCGTAGATTGCGGCAACAGTAACTATAAAGATGGTATTAGCCGTAAGCTTAAATATCAAAACAAATTTGAATTTGCCACTATGGGGATTTCTGGTGGTGCTGAGGGCGCACGTCATGGTCCAGCTATGATGGCAAGTGGTTCAGAAGGCGGCTGGGAGCGTGTTGAGCCGTGGTTTGAAAAAGTAGCTGCAAGCTACAAAGGTGAGTCATGCTTTGCGCGAGTAGGCCAATCTGCAAGTGGCCACTTTGTGAAAATGGTACATAACGGTATCGAATATGCGTTAATGCAATTAATCGCTGAAATGTATCAACTACTTCGCTTAGGTACTAATCGTTCACCAAAAGAAGTTGCTGATATTTTCAATGAATGGTCAGAGGGAACTTTAAATAGCTACTTGCTGTCAATCTCTAGCCATATCTTAAGCCTTGAAACAACTGAAGGTGAACCTCTAGTTGATTTAATCGACAATAAGGTTGGCGCTAAAGGCACAGGCCTATGGACTGCACAAAATGCTTTAGAACTGGGTATTGCAGTACCATCATTAGTCGCAGCTGTGCAAGCTCGTCACTTAACAAATACTTGTGATACACATGCAGCTAAAGAAATGACTTACGCTGCTAAATCAACTGACTCAGTTGACTTAGATTTGGATGAGTTAAAAGATGCATTCACACTGGCAAGTTTACTTGCTTATCGTCAAGGCTTAGCACTTATCAAAGGTGCATCACGTGCTCATCAATGGAAAGTTGACCTTTCGAAAACGCTACAAACATGGCGTGCAGGTTGTATCATCCGTGCTGATTACTTAGATAATGTAGCTGATGGTGTAGAGTTTATCGATTCTATGCAGCGTGAATCAGCAGCATTACGAAAAGTAACAGGTGCTGCAGTTGCTTCGGGTCTTGCTTTCCCTGTGTTAACAGCAACGCAAACTTACATCGCGACGTTAACTACACCAAGTAATGGTCATCTTGTACAAGCACAACGTGACTATTTTGGCGAACATGGTATTAAAACGCATAGTGGTGAGATATGCCATTTAACAGACTTAGTTGAGATTGACGAAAAAGTTCGTTAATTATCAAAAAGCGTAAAAAAGGCACCAATTGGTGCCTTTTTTGTATTTGATGATTTTATTTTAACGGCTTAACTCACCACGTAAGTTGTCTTGCATCAAGTGACGAATAGTTTCAACCTCGAGCTTTTGGCTGAATAAGTAATGTAATTTAGTCAAACAGGCTTCTAATGTCATATCGTAGCCACTGATGACACCACAATTTAATAATGCATTACCTGTTGCATAACCACCCATATTTACTTGGCCTTTTAAACACTGTGTTAAATTAACTATTACCATACCGCGTTTACTTGCGTCATTAAGTATATCTAAAAACGCTGGATCTTGTGGGGCATTGCCCACACCAAAACTTAATAAAACAAGTGCTTTAATGTCGTCATTAACTAAACTTTTCACGACTTTTGGACTGATCCCGGGATATAGATAAAGCACACCAATTGGCTGAGGTGTGATATTTGATACCTGTAGTTCATTATCTACGTATGGGCTAAGTTGACCTTTGATCAGTTGAATATTGATTCCTGAAAGTGCTAGTGGTTCAAGATTAGGTGAAGCAAATGCATCAAAGCCATCGGCATGCGCTTTTGTAGCACGGTTACCACGAAACAATTGGTTATTGAAAAATAGGCTTACTTCTGCAATAGGGTAATTAGCTGCTAAGTACATCGCATTTAGTAAGTTCACTTGGCCATCAGAACGCAGTTGAGAGAGCGGTATTTGCGAGCCAGTCACAATTACAGGTTTCGTTAAGTTTTCGAACATAAAAGACAGGGCCGAAGCTGTGTATGCCATGGTATCGGTACCATGTAGCACTACAAAACCATCATAGTCTTGGTATTTACTTTTGATATCGTCAGCGATTAATTGCCAGTGGGCAGGGGACATATCAGAAGAATCAATAAGCGGGCAATATTCGTGAATATCAAACAAAGGCATTTCATCACGATTAAACTCTGCATTATTGACCACTGTTTCTGTTAAAAAACCTTCTGCCGGAACATAGCCTCGGCTCGATTTTTTCATACCAATAGTACCACCTGTATAGGCGATATATATACGTTTACGTTTCATAAAAAAAGCCCAGTTAAACAACTGGGCTTAGTATACCTAAAATTGCTTTGCTAAGTAACTTATTGAATTACGTTACATACTAAACAACGAGCGTAAACGCCTTGAGGATCGTTATAATCTTTTAGGTTATCAATTTCACTACTTAACTGATTTATTAGGCTTTGTAAGTTAGCTTGCGTAGCCAATACTGATGTAGATGAATCAGATTTAGCAAAGAAACTCTGAATAGCCGCTGTGCCTAAGATATCTTGTAGCATCTGCTCTTGAGGTGTTAATGACTGTTTGATGGTTTTAACATCATAATGCTTAAGCTTAGCAAGCTCGGCTGCTGCTTTAATTGCATCTTGTTTATCACCTAACTTATCAACTAAACCAAGGTCTTTTGCTTGAGTTGCAATCCATACACGGCCTTGGGCAATTTTATCAACTTGTTCAGGGGTCATGTTACGTGCTTCAGCCACCACATTTAAAAAGCGTTTGTATGCATTTTCAACGCTCATTTGAATGATATCTGACATTTTCTCATCAAGAGGGCGAGCTATAGAAAAACCAGCAAGGTCCGTTGTTGCAACGCCGTCTGAATAAATACCCAATTCAGCCATGGTGTTTTCAAAAGTCATGAAAGTACCGAATACACCGATTGAACCTGTGATTGTGCTAGGAGCAGCCCAAATTTCATTGGCTGCTGATGCAATCCAGTACCCACCTGATGCTGCCACTGAGCTCATTGATGCAATTACTGGTTTACCTGCTGCTTTTAGAGCTAATACTTCAGCGCGGATCACTTCAGAGGCGAACATGCTACCACCACCTGAGTCAATACGAAGTACAACAGCTTTTACTTTGTCATCTAGGCGTGCTTTACGAAGTAGGGCAGCTGTCGAATCACCGCCAATTTCACCGGCTTTGCGCTCGCCATCTACAATCGTTCCTTTAGCAACAACAACGGCAACTTTTTCAGTGATTGGGTTATCGAACTCAACGGGTGGTTTTACAAGTGATAAATACTCACGAAAGCTAACCTGTTTAAAAGTTTTACCCGTTTCTTCTGCACCCACTAACTCAATAAGTTGCTGGCGAATTTGTTGTGATGTTTTTAAAGAATCAACCCATTGATTATTTAACGCATACTGACCTGAGTTACCGTCAACTGCTTGCATTTTTGTTAGATATACTTCCATATCCTCATCAAAATTGCTTTCATCGAATGGACGACTCGCTGCAACATCAGTTTTATACTCGTTCCAAAGAGCTGTTAACCAGACACGGTTAGCTTCTTTTGCTGCATCTGACATGTCATTACGAATAAACGGTTCTACAGCTGATTTATAAGTACCAACACGGAAGATATGTTGAGTTACTTTTAATTTCTCAAGGGCATCTTTGAAGTAAAGCGGGAACATGCCGTAACCTTCAATGCTAACACCGCCATATGGGTGCATTGATACTTCATTAGCATGGGCAGCAATATAATATTGTGCTTGTGTGTAGTAGTAACCTGTAGCAATAACTTGTTTTCCAGCAGCTTTAAATGCATCAATTGCTTTGGTTATCTGTTTTAGCTTATTGATGTGCGCGCTAGGCATTTTTTGCAGGTCAAGTAGCATTACAGTGATGCGATCATCTTTGGTCGCTTCGTTGATCACTTCAACAACATCATCAAGAAGGATCTCTGATGGTGCTTCTTTGCCCATTGTTGCATCGTTGATAGCTGCTTCTACAGGATCAACATAGGTTTTTTCTTCAACAATTGGGCCGTTTAAGTTTAGGCGTAGCACGGTTCCATCTGCTACCTTTACTTGGTCTTCTTCACCAGTGATGGCAACAAAGAAGAAAATTACTAGTAATAAAAATAATATGTTTAGGACCAAACGGCGGGAAAAATTAATCCCGGTCCAAATGCCTTTAAATATCTTTGCTAGCAAAATAAATCCTTAATTCAGTACAGCTTAGTAGTGAACTTATCTTAGCTTAGAATAACTTTAAAATTAACTGTTAAATAGTAACAGAGTGTTTAAAACCACAATTTGCTACAGATTAATTAATAGCGAAAAGTTGATTATTCTAAGTTATTGCCGCAGAATCTATTTCTAATAGAGGTTCGACCAGTTAACGGGGCACACAATGTTAGAACAAAAATTACAATTACCGCATACCGAACTTCGTAATCGTTTGGTTATGGGCTCAATGCACACTGGCTTAGAAGAAGGCTGGCATAACCGTAAACGCTTACGTGCATTTTACGAAGCACGTGCCAAAGGTGGCACGGGTTTGATAATTACAGGGGGCTATAGCCCTAATTTACGCGGTAAGCTCTCACCATTCGCATCAACATTTAATTCATTTTATGATGTGATTAAACACAAAGCTTATACAGAAGCCGTACATCAACATGGCGGTAAAATTTGCTTACAATTATTGCATGCAGGTCGCTACGCATATCATCCATTTAATCAAGCGCCAAGTGCAATTCAAGCTCCTATTAATCCTTATAAACCTAAAGAGATGTCGTTAGGGTCAATTAAAAAGACCATAAAAGACTTTGCACATTCAGCAAAACTAGCTGAAAAAGCAGGCTATGATGGTGTTGAAATCATGGGCTCTGAAGGTTATTTAATTAATGAGTTTATGGCTAACCACACCAATAAAAGAACAGACAAGTATGGTGGTAGTTTAGAAAATCGAATGCGCTTAGCTTTGGATATAGTTAAAGCGGTGCGCGCTAAAGTGAGTCAAAAATTCATTATAGTATTTCGCTTGTCAGTGATGGATTTAATTCCCAATGGATCAACGCCCGATGAAGTAAAACAACAGGCTTTAGCTCTTGAACAAGCAGGTGTCGATATTTTTAATACCGGTATAGGTTGGCATGAAGCCCGTGTACCAACCATCGCAAGTATGGTACCACCGGGGGCATTTAAAGAAGCATCAAAACGCTTAAAAGATACGGTATCAGTGCCTGTTATCGCGGTTAACCGCATTAATACACCAGAAATTGCTAATGGTATTTTAGCGGCGGGTGAGTCAGATTTAATTTCGATGGCACGTCCTTTATTAGCGGACCCTGATTTTTTTAATAAGTACGTTAATAATAAAGCTGAGCAAATCAATATTTGTATCGGTTGTAATCAGGGCTGTTTAGACCATGTGTTTAAAAACAAACGTGCAACTTGTTTGGTTAATCCACAAGCGGCTTTTGAATTAGATTACAGTTTAGAAAAAACAAAATTTTCACGATTAGTCCTGGTTGTTGGTGCAGGCCCCGCTGGCCTTGCTGCAAGTTGTTACCTAGCAGAGAAAGGTCACAAGGTGACCTTAATTGAACGTAAAGAGCAAATGGGTGGTCAGTTTAACTTAGCAATGCAAGTGCCAGGTAAAGAAGACTTTAACCATACACTCAATTATTTCACTAATGAATTAAAGCGGTTGAATGTAGATTTGCAGCTTGGTACTGACTTTACTGATGATATGCTTAATCAATACGATGATGTGGTGTTTGCAACGGGCGTACGTCCGCGTGAAGCCAAAATCGAATGTGGAGATGGGAAACGCGTATTTGCTTATGATGAAGTTATTCGTGGTGAAGTCGAACTTGGTGAGAAAATTGCTATTCTTGGTGCCGGAGGTATAGGCTTTGATATGGTTGCCTTTTTAAGTGAGCATAAAGGGCAAACTATAGAGCAGTTCAAAGCTCAATGGGGCATTGAATGTGAACCTGCACCTGATAAAGACAACCGCCAAATATACATGCTTAAGCGCAGTGCAGGGCGTTTTGGTAGTGAACTTGGTAAAACGACAGGTTGGATCCATCGTCAAGTTGCTAAACAGCACGATGTAAAACAAATTGCTGAGTGTCAGTATATAAGCTTTGATGAAAAAGGTTTAAAAATTACTGTTAAAGGTGAAGAACAAATCTTAGATGTAGATACCGTGATTGCTTGTATTGGTCAGGTTTCAAATACTGAAACTTTTGAAAAAGAAACTGAAAACGCCAAAGTACACGTAATTGGAGGAGCCAAGCTTGCTGCAGCCATTGATGCAAAACGTGCAATTTTTGAAGCATTACAAGTTGCTCGTAAAATATAATTGAAAGTAAACTAGAAAACTCGCGGTCTGTGTGATTAATAAAATTAGTCACGAGACCGCTATGTTGAACACACACCTTCGACCTTTATACAACCGCATCTTAAACAACTTTCAGTTTTTAGATGGACTACCCAGCCTTTTAATTCGCTTAATTTTAGCTCCAGTGATGATAATTGCAGGTTTTAATAAACTTGCCTTAAGTGGTGATGTCACTCACTTCCACCAATACTTTTTAGCATCCAATGATATTGTTGCATGGTTTGGCAATAACGAATGGGGCTTAGGCCTGCCAATGCCCTCCGTACTAGCATTTTTAGCGGCATGGACAGAATTTTTAGGGGGGATATTTCTTTTATTAGGTTTATTTACCCGCTTAACCGCAATTCCTTTGATGATCACTATGGTTGTTGCAGCGACTACAGTACACGCTAGTAATGGCTGGTTTGCTGTAACCCCCACAGATGCAAGCACTAGCCCAGCAAGAGTTCTCAATTGGCTTTCAATACCAGGTAGTGAAGCCAGTTTGGTTAATTCAGATGAAGCAAGTGAGAGATTGACTAAAATGCGCGAGTTGCTAGAGACTCATGGTTATACAGAATACCTTTATGAAAAAGGTAAACCTGTGATCTTAAATAATGGGATTGAATTTTCCGCAATTTACTTTGTTATGCTGTTAAGCTTATTTTTTGTAGGTGGCGGTCGTTACGTTAGTTTAGATTATTGGTTAACTAGAAAAGTACCGAATAGCTTTATTGCTAATAAAGATAAATGATAAGCTAGAGTTATATTGCCTCTACTTGATAGGGGCCTTGTCTTAAGCTTTTACGGAACATTCATGGACGCTTTAACGCTATTACAAACTCGACAATCAGACCCTCGCCTTGTAGCACCAGGGCCTACGGCAGAACAACTTGAAATCATTAAGCGCGCAGCTATCAAAGTACCAGATCATGGCTGTATTGCTCCTTGGCGGTTTATTGTTGTAGAGGGGGATGCTCGGAATAAATTGGGTGAAATCTATCACCAAGCTGCTGTTGCTGAAAAACAGGATCAAAGAACGATTGATCGAGCAAAAGAATTACCGCTGCGTTCACCTATGATGATAATTGCTATTGCAGATGTAGCAGAAAACCCAAAAGTGCCTCGGATTGAGCAAGTGCAAAGTGCAGGATGTAGTGTTCTTGCAATGCAACAAGCTGCGTTTGCACAAGGTTTAGGAGGTATTTGGCGCACAGGCTATTTTGCACAGAGTCCAGCAGTGAAAGCAGCACTTGGCTGTAAAGAAGAAGATGAAATTGTTGGTTACCTATATTTGGGCACGCCAGAAGTAGATATCAAAAAGCCAATTAGACACAAGCCAGAGACGTTTTTTGAGAATTTATAAATAGTAGGAACTTTTATACAGTTAAGCAGTCAGACACTATTAAGCTTACTTATGTTAGTTTTTTCAGATTTAGCTTAGCTGTAAGAAGCGCACGGATGCAAAAAACGAAATAATTCTTCTTCAGTGTGTTTTTTAATCGGTTATTTTTTGTTAACGTATGGATGGTCTTAAAAAAATAACGATAAAGAAGACGAGAACAATGGGAAACTTATTTTTACGTGAAAAAGAAAATTGGTTCGCTTGGTCAATTTGGGGCATAATTGGTGCTGTAGTCACTTTCTTTGTTGCTATGGCGACTAATCAACCTCATTATCTAGGCTTGTCTGCAGTAGTTGTATTACTCTTCCTTACATGGTGGATGCAAAGCACTAAACGTTTCGATTTTGGTCGCGCCTTTAAAATATGTTGTTATGTTTTAACGCTCACTTGTTTACCGGCATTCGTGTTAGTCATCATACCTAGTTATAACCTCAATAAAATTGATGTGATTGTTCAAGGCTCTGGCTTTGCACTTGTCAGCCTGATTGTTTGTCTGGTGTGTTCTTTAATTGCAAAACGCCCGAAGCAGTATTATTGATAGTTATAGATTTTAGTTTTTTAAAGTTTTTTACAATTAAGGCTTTACAACGTACGCAGTAAACACTATTATGCGCGCCGTACGGAGAGATGGCAGAGTGGTCGAATGCACCGGTCTTGAAAACCGGCAGGGGTTTGTAGCCCCTCTAGGGTTCAAATCCCTATCTCTCCACCATTATTTAAAAAACCGCCTACAGGGCGGTTTTTTGCTATCTGGAGATAAGTAATGTCAACAAGCGAGTCTTCTTTTACACCAATACGTTTTGTAAAACATGTTTTACTTTGGTGTATCTTTTCTTATTTTTATCACAGCGGAATCAACGTACTCGTTGCCATGGCCCATGATGCACAACCTGATTACGGATTATTATCTTCAATAGCTTATGGAATAGGCTTTAATGTATTAGTTGGTCATCTCATTGGTAAATACGACAAACACTGGCCTACTATCGCAGCCTTTGTAATTTCTTCGATAGGGCTTATTGTTGTGCCTTTAATCATGTTAGGCAAAGAGGGCTTAATGAGTGGCTTTTTTATTGCATCGATGATCGCCACTTTACCAGTTGCGACTTTCGTTATTGATAAAATAAAGCTGCGAATTAGTGCAAACACTGAGCAAACGCAGTAAAACTAGGCGATATTCGTTGTTTTTTTATGTTAGTATGACCACGTCTTTTAACTAAATAAACGTGAATTAAAACATGTCAGATAATTTTACAACAGACGCTGAAAAAGCAAGTTACGGTATTGGTTTACAAATGGGTGAGCAATTAAAGGCGAATCCATTTGAAGGTTTAAACTTAAACTCTGTATTTGAAGGTATGAAAGACGCATACACTGGTAACGATTTCCAAGTTGAAATCCCAGCAATTCAAGCAGCATTTGAGAAAATCAACGCTGAGATCCAAGCTCGTCGTGAAGAAGAAGCTAAAGTTCTTGCAGCTGAAGGTATTGCATTCTTAGAAGAAAATGCAAAACGTCCTGAAGTAACAGTAACTGAGTCAGGTCTTCAATATGAAGTACTTACTGCAGGCGACGGTGAAAAGCCAACTGCAGATTCAACTATCCGTGCACATTACCACGGTACACTAATCAATGGTACAGTATTTGATAGCTCATATGAGCGTGGTCAACCAGCTGAGTTCCCTGTGGGCGGTGTAATCAAAGGTTGGACTGAAGCGGTACAAATGATGGGTACTGGTTCTAAGTGGCGTTTATACGTACCACACGAACTTGCTTACGGTGAGCGCGGTGCTGGTGCAGCAATCGCTCCTTTCTCAACGCTAATCTTTGACGTTGAGCTATTAGATATCATCTAATTGATTTCTAATACTACTCGTAATAATACTTGGTCATTTTAAGGGTTAAATCTATCGCTAACTGCGTTAAAATTTCTCATTTAGAACTACTAAATAATGATTTTTTGCCTTTTATCAACGATGTTTTTATTGCCTCAAAATAGATTACTTAATTAAACGAGTTGCTATTCAGACATAAAAAAACCTGCTTCTAAGCAGGTTTTTTTATGTCTGAATTTAATACTCAATTAGCTATTTGATTCAGCGAATTCTTTACACGCAGCAGTGTCTTCACATTCACCGTATAGGTAAAGAGAATGGTTTGTTAGTTTGATGCCATTCTCTTTGGCGATCTCTTCTTGACGACGTTCGATAGTGTCGTCTTCAAACTCAACAACCTTACCACATTTAAGGCAAACTAAATGATCATGGTGAGTGCTACCCGATAATTCAAATACTGATTTTCCGCCTTCGAAGTGGTGGCGAGATACAATACCTGCATCATCAAATTGATTTAGAACACGGTAGACAGTTGCAAGACCAATCTCTTCGCCTTTGTCTAAAAGAATTTTATAGACATCTTCAGCGCTGATGTGTTGGTTGTCTGGAGATTGTAAAATCTCTAAAATTTTAATACGAGGCAGTGTTACTTTTAACCCTGCTTTTTTTAATTCCAAGTTGTGATCAGTCATTCAATCTGTCTCAATTTTATTTAGTTATACTAGGCATCATTAAGATGCACACGACACATTAGCAACTGTTAGAATAACGTGCCTAGTTACTAAGTGCAAAGAACAATTCGTCTTGTTGCTGTTTTTTTGAACAAAAATGAACTGGTTGTGCATCTTTACATCAGCTAGTAAATGCGAGTAGTACTTGTTATTAATCAGCAAGTTCTGCTAAACACATTTCTTCATAAACCTGAGCACACCAGTCTTTAACACGCTTTTCTGTAAGTTCTGGTTGACGGTCTTCATCAATACCTAAGCCAACAAAATTGCTGTCATCTATAAGAGCTTTTGATGCTTCAAAGTCATAACCTTCTGTAGACCAATGACCAACAACGATTGCACCACGCTCAGTTACGATATCGTTGATCATACCCATTGCATCTAAGAAGTATTCAGCATAGTCTTCTTGGTCACCGCAGCCGAAGATAGCTACTAGTTTACCTTCAAAGTCAACTTCTTCTAATTCAGGGAAGAAGTCATCCCAGTCACATTGAGCTTCACCGTAGTACCAAGTTGGAATACCGAATAACAATAAATCGAATTCAGCAATCTCTTCTTTTGAACTTTTTGCAATGTCATGAACTGCAACTAGCTTTTTACCTAATTCCTTTTGAATCATTTTAGCTACATGTTCAGTATTGCCTGTGTCACTTCCGAAAAAAATACCTACGCTTGACATGGATTTAAAACCTTCTATCTATCAATAGCCAATCTTTCTTGTAAAATTGTTTCAATCAACGCGCTACGGCTAATATTCTGCGCATCTGCCATATCGCTTAATGCTTGATATAACTGTGATGAAACCTTAAATTCTACACGCTTTAAACCACGTGCTTTATCTCGCTTTATTTGATTACGTTTATTTACTTTTAATTGCATGTCACGAGGTAGGGGATTCGTTTTAGGTCTACCTGGACGTTTTTCGTATTCAAATAAATCGGGTGTTGTTCTATCTGTTTCTGACTTTGCCATGTCTAGCCCACACCTGCGCCTTGCCAGAAGACTTGAATAAGCCCTTTCGCTATAAACCCAGAACAGCCTAAAAATAGCACTAACCAAACGATGTATCGGCCAAATCGTGGTACATCACCTTTTTTAAGGACATCTTGAATTGCCATTCCAATAAAAAAGAAAATA
The nucleotide sequence above comes from Pseudoalteromonas shioyasakiensis. Encoded proteins:
- the sppA gene encoding signal peptide peptidase SppA, which produces MLAKIFKGIWTGINFSRRLVLNILFLLLVIFFFVAITGEEDQVKVADGTVLRLNLNGPIVEEKTYVDPVEAAINDATMGKEAPSEILLDDVVEVINEATKDDRITVMLLDLQKMPSAHINKLKQITKAIDAFKAAGKQVIATGYYYTQAQYYIAAHANEVSMHPYGGVSIEGYGMFPLYFKDALEKLKVTQHIFRVGTYKSAVEPFIRNDMSDAAKEANRVWLTALWNEYKTDVAASRPFDESNFDEDMEVYLTKMQAVDGNSGQYALNNQWVDSLKTSQQIRQQLIELVGAEETGKTFKQVSFREYLSLVKPPVEFDNPITEKVAVVVAKGTIVDGERKAGEIGGDSTAALLRKARLDDKVKAVVLRIDSGGGSMFASEVIRAEVLALKAAGKPVIASMSSVAASGGYWIASAANEIWAAPSTITGSIGVFGTFMTFENTMAELGIYSDGVATTDLAGFSIARPLDEKMSDIIQMSVENAYKRFLNVVAEARNMTPEQVDKIAQGRVWIATQAKDLGLVDKLGDKQDAIKAAAELAKLKHYDVKTIKQSLTPQEQMLQDILGTAAIQSFFAKSDSSTSVLATQANLQSLINQLSSEIDNLKDYNDPQGVYARCLVCNVIQ
- the pyk gene encoding pyruvate kinase, whose translation is MLRRTKIVATLGPATDRDNNLEKIIRAGANVVRLNFSHGVAQDHKDRAEAVRSIAKRLGKHVAILADLQGPKIRVSTFKDGKVNLEVGAKFTLDAKMEKGQGDVNAVGIDYKELPNDVKTGDLLLLNDGLIQLTVDSVDGDLVHTTVTVGGVLSNNKGINRLGGGLTAPAFTEKDKEDLITATEIGVDYIAVSFPRSGDDMRYVRSLAEAAGSNAQLLAKIERAEAVETVEAIDDIVLASDAVMVARGDLGVEIGDAALVGKQKLIISRARSLNRTVVTATQMMESMIDNPMPTRAEVMDVANAVLDGTDAVMLSAETAAGDYPEETVATMARVCLGAESQKETHVSKHRLDSRFSSNAESIALSAMYAANHLDSVKAIVTLTESGSTAKLMSRISSGLPIYSLSRHANTLGQTALYRGVYPVFFDSTKCEDDSMVRDALNTLVEQGALVAGDTVILTHGDAMETIGATNTMKIVTV
- the gndA gene encoding NADP-dependent phosphogluconate dehydrogenase; translated protein: MQVALVGLGVMGKNLALNLIEKGLTLVAYDKNPDAGAELLSCAKTLGLADRLHIVSDLNDMVRRLEPPRSILLLVPAGELVDKVCTELAEAGVDCDDIIVDCGNSNYKDGISRKLKYQNKFEFATMGISGGAEGARHGPAMMASGSEGGWERVEPWFEKVAASYKGESCFARVGQSASGHFVKMVHNGIEYALMQLIAEMYQLLRLGTNRSPKEVADIFNEWSEGTLNSYLLSISSHILSLETTEGEPLVDLIDNKVGAKGTGLWTAQNALELGIAVPSLVAAVQARHLTNTCDTHAAKEMTYAAKSTDSVDLDLDELKDAFTLASLLAYRQGLALIKGASRAHQWKVDLSKTLQTWRAGCIIRADYLDNVADGVEFIDSMQRESAALRKVTGAAVASGLAFPVLTATQTYIATLTTPSNGHLVQAQRDYFGEHGIKTHSGEICHLTDLVEIDEKVR
- the ansA gene encoding asparaginase, which produces MKRKRIYIAYTGGTIGMKKSSRGYVPAEGFLTETVVNNAEFNRDEMPLFDIHEYCPLIDSSDMSPAHWQLIADDIKSKYQDYDGFVVLHGTDTMAYTASALSFMFENLTKPVIVTGSQIPLSQLRSDGQVNLLNAMYLAANYPIAEVSLFFNNQLFRGNRATKAHADGFDAFASPNLEPLALSGINIQLIKGQLSPYVDNELQVSNITPQPIGVLYLYPGISPKVVKSLVNDDIKALVLLSFGVGNAPQDPAFLDILNDASKRGMVIVNLTQCLKGQVNMGGYATGNALLNCGVISGYDMTLEACLTKLHYLFSQKLEVETIRHLMQDNLRGELSR
- a CDS encoding FAD-dependent oxidoreductase, whose protein sequence is MLEQKLQLPHTELRNRLVMGSMHTGLEEGWHNRKRLRAFYEARAKGGTGLIITGGYSPNLRGKLSPFASTFNSFYDVIKHKAYTEAVHQHGGKICLQLLHAGRYAYHPFNQAPSAIQAPINPYKPKEMSLGSIKKTIKDFAHSAKLAEKAGYDGVEIMGSEGYLINEFMANHTNKRTDKYGGSLENRMRLALDIVKAVRAKVSQKFIIVFRLSVMDLIPNGSTPDEVKQQALALEQAGVDIFNTGIGWHEARVPTIASMVPPGAFKEASKRLKDTVSVPVIAVNRINTPEIANGILAAGESDLISMARPLLADPDFFNKYVNNKAEQINICIGCNQGCLDHVFKNKRATCLVNPQAAFELDYSLEKTKFSRLVLVVGAGPAGLAASCYLAEKGHKVTLIERKEQMGGQFNLAMQVPGKEDFNHTLNYFTNELKRLNVDLQLGTDFTDDMLNQYDDVVFATGVRPREAKIECGDGKRVFAYDEVIRGEVELGEKIAILGAGGIGFDMVAFLSEHKGQTIEQFKAQWGIECEPAPDKDNRQIYMLKRSAGRFGSELGKTTGWIHRQVAKQHDVKQIAECQYISFDEKGLKITVKGEEQILDVDTVIACIGQVSNTETFEKETENAKVHVIGGAKLAAAIDAKRAIFEALQVARKI